One region of Salvia miltiorrhiza cultivar Shanhuang (shh) chromosome 3, IMPLAD_Smil_shh, whole genome shotgun sequence genomic DNA includes:
- the LOC131018833 gene encoding uncharacterized protein LOC131018833 — protein sequence MVVETVFRLEFDHNRPDSRIWVTSKDGMFHPRDLYFAIANASTSEEQATDHWPSLWWKAIPLKVSAFVWKALLDRLPTKDNLIKRGILHSQEDGVCSLCWVQDESSCHVLLICYEALLVWSKVCGWIDCSLLYAATLKEHFEEFVSFGVGKVKKKILGLIWQCVVWRIWKARNEKIFKNSIPIAENIVESIKFCSWKWLKAHYPSSFYASLHEWSSHPILCMPTNL from the exons ATGGTTGTGGAAACTGTTTTCAG GTTGGAGTTCGATCACAATCGACCAGATTCTCGAATTTGGGTGACTTCAAAAGATGGAATGTTTCATCCAAGGGACCTGTACTTCGCCATTGCAAATGCATCAACAAGTGAGGAACAAGCTACAGATCATTGGCCAAGTTTGTGGTGGAAAGCCATTCCGTTGAAGGTTTCGGCTTTTGTTTGGAAAGCATTGCTTGATAGATTGCCAACGAAGGATAATTTGATTAAAAGAGGAATTTTACACTCGCAAGAAGACGGTGTCTGTTCTTTGTGCTGGGTTCAAGATGAATCTTCGTGCCATGTCCTTCTTATCTGCTACGAGGCACTCCTTGTGTGGTCTAAGGTTTGTGGTTGGATTGATTGTTCTTTACTTTATGCGGCTACTTTGAAGGAACATTTCGAGGAGTTTGTGAGCTTTGGTGTTGGGAAAGTAAAGAAGAAAATTCTTGGCCTTATTTGGCAATGTGTTGTGTGGAGAATTTGGAAGGCGAGAAATGAGAAGATTTTCAAAAACTCAATACCGATCGCGGAGAACATCGTGGAGAGTATTAAATTCTGCTCATGGAAATGGTTGAAGGCGCACTACCCATCTTCCTTTTATGCCTCTCTGCATGAGTGGAGTTCACATCCTATCCTTTGTATGCCGACTAATCTTTAG